The Streptomyces laurentii region ACCCACCGCATCCTCACCGACACCGACGCCAATGAGGTACGCGACGAGCTCTCCCGTACCCAGGACGCCATCGCGAAGATCACCGGCCGCAAGCCCACCCTCATGCGTCCGCCCCAGGGCCGTACCGACGACACGGTCTCCGATGTGTCCCGTGAGCTCGGCCTGTCCCAGGTGCTGTGGAGCATCACCGCCAAGGACTACTCCACCGAGGACTCCACGCTCATCCGCCAGCGCGTGCTCGACCAGGCCCACGGCGACGGGATCATCCTGCTCCATGACATCTACAAGGGCACGGTCCCGGCCGTTCCCGGCATCATCGACGAGCTCAAGCGGCAGGGCTACACCTTCGTCACCGTCCCCCAGCTGCTGGCCCCGGCCCGGCCCGAGCCCGGCACCGTCTACCGCCCGGAGCGGCCCGAGTAGCGAGCCTGAGTGGTGAGCCCGAGGCGCGGGAGTGAACGGGCAAAAGGGGTGAGGTGACTCACACGCGACGCAGGGGGCACTCCGGAACAAGCGGGAGATCCGAGCCGTTGGACTGTATGTGACGGCGAAGGGGCCCGGTCCCCAGGTTCCCCCCCAGAGGCGACCGCTCTTCGAGCCCCGTCACGGCAATCGGCCCCGGTAGGAACCCCCCGTCCCGCCGGGGCTTTGTCGTCCCCGGCCGAGCGGTCCCCGGTTGAGGTGGTGCCCGGCCGAGGTGGTCGGCGCGGAGGCAGTCGGCGCGCGGGCATCCCTCGTACGGCGCACACTCCGGCGCGTTGGACACCTTCGAGTGAGTCGCCCCTCTCCTCCGTATGGCCCGCCGGGCGCCGGGCATGGATCGCGACGAACCGGCGGGACATGCGGAACACCGCCCCGCCGGGCATCGCCGAGCAGGCCCGCTCGTCATCAGGGGATCCCATGCGACACGCCACCCGCCGGGCGATCGTCACGGCCGCAGCCGCCCTCGTCCTCGTCGGTTGTGCCGGCACCCGGTCGGGGCCCCGGCCGGGAGCCTCGGCACCATCCGCCCCCGCCGCGCCCGCGGACACCACCCGGCAGCAGCAGGACCAGCTCCTGAAGGCCGCCGAACACCGACTCGTCGTCGAGTGCCTGGACGCGCAGGGCCTCTCCTTGCCCCCGGCCTCCCGGGCCCGCGCCCCGGCTCCCGCGCCCGCCGAGGACCCCCGGCTGCAGACCGCCCTGTTCGGAAAGGACCCCCGCGAACTTTCCTTGACCCTCGCCACCGGCCTCACCGTCACCGCCAACAGCGACGGCTGCACCGCCCGGGCCCGCGCCCGCCTCTACGGAGACCAGACCCGCTGGTTCCGCGCCCAGGTCACCGTCGACAACCTCCGGGCCGAGGCCCATGACCGGATGAAGGAGGATCCCGCCCACCGTGCCGCGCTCGACCGCTGGACCCGCTGCGCCGCGCCCGCCGGCGGACCGCGCGAGGGCCGGCCCGATCCGGCCGTGGCCGACCGGTGCAGCCGCGAGAGCGGGCTGGCCGACGTACGGGCCCGGCTCGAACCCGCGGAGATGGCCACCGTCCGCACCCTCCACCGCGACCAGGTCGACACCTACGAGGAGATGCGCAGCCACGCACTGAGGCGAGCCGCGGAGCTGTCCGCGCCGCCTACCGGGAAGAAAGGCAAGGATCCGTCATGAAGAAGTTCCTCGGCCTCACGATCGCCGCCGTTCTCGCCCTCGCCGGGGCACTCACCCTGGCCGCGCCGGCCGGCGCCGCCGACTGTCCGTCCGGTCACTTCTGAGTCTGGGAGAAGACCAAATTCGGCGGACAGCGTGCCAACTGGAGCGGCGACGACGGCTGGTGGGAGAGCTGGATCGCCGACGACGACTCGCCCTGGGCCAATCACGGCATCTCCGGGGCCGGCGTCAAGGACCACGTCAAGGTCTACTCGTCGGCCTGGCAGGGCGGTTCCGTGACCATCTGCCTCGCCCCCGGCCAGGAGGTCAGCTCGAACAGTGTCGCCAACGACCGGGGCGACTCCCACACCTGGACCATGAGCTGCTGATCCGCGGCCGTACCGGCCGCGCGTCCGCCCGCCACCCGGAGAGGGGTGGCGGGCGGACACGTTCCGGGCCGCCGGTCAGCGATCAGGGAAGGCGGCCAGAGCACGGTCCCAGCAGTCGGCCGCGGTATGCAGGGCGGCCGTGGCCATCCGTATCTACCTCCCCCCTCGTCACGCCCGGCGAGGCCGAGGGCCAGGACCGGCTCGGTGAACGAGAGGCCCGCACCGTCCCGCCGACGACCAGTCAGTTGTCGTCGTACATATCATCCCGGACCTGGGGAAACCGGTAGCGCGGAGGGCGGAGTTCGACGCCGGCCGTCGGATCGCTCGGAATCACCGGGGCAGAATGGCACGCCCGCGTGGTGCCGCACGTTCTGACCGGCGGGAGGGGGGAGGACGCATGGACCGGGACATCGTCGGGGATCACGTGCGGTTCGCCATGGCCTGTATGGGCTGTGGGGCCGAGGTGGAGGCCGCGGCAGGGCAGAGCCTGGTGTATGGGCACCTGGAGTGGAGCGTGGAGACGGACTGCCCGGCCTGTGGCCCGGTCTTGGCGTGCGGCCGCGGGGACACCCCGGACGACCTGCGCGCTCGCCTCCTCGACCATGGTGTGCACGGTCCGGCGGGTGTCGAGCTGACGGGGGAGGCCGAAGGGCGGGCGGTGACGGTCATGAAGGTGCTCCGGGCCGAGCAGAGCCTGGGCCTCGCCGAAGCCAGGACGGCCCTCGGGGACATCCGGGCGGGCCGGTACACGGGCGGCACGCTGCCCGAGGTGGCGCGGCTCGTGGACGCCCTGCGCGCGGCCGGGATCGAGGCGCGCACCGTCGCGCGCCGGTGACGGTGACCGGAGATGACGGTACGAGTCCGTCGAGGCGCTGTGGCCGGGGTCCGCTCCGTACACGGGGTGGTGTCGGAGTCGCCTCCGTACGCGAACCGGAGTCGGGATCCGCTCAGTACGCGACGCGGTGCCGGGGCGCGGTCGGGTGGCGCAGGGTCGAGGAGAGCAGCAGGCCCGCGCCGCGAACGGTGCTGGTCGCCGGGTCGTTGGCGAGACGCAGCCGGACCCCGAGTCGCAGGGCGAGGCGGCCGGTCAGGTCCATGCGCAGCGCGCCGCCGCCGGTGATCAGCACACCCCGGCGCAGCGCCCCGAGCACGGCACCGGTGCCGTCCCGGCGCCACAGGTCCATCACCATGTCCGTGGCCGTGTCGACCACGGCGGCGGTCGGTCCGCCGTCCCTCTCGGGCAGGTCGTCGAGGCCGACCTCGGCGAGCCGGGCGTCCTGGACGAGGCCGTCGACCAGGAGTGTCACCTCGGTCAGCGCCGCGCCCAGGTCGACGACCAGCAGCGGGCCGCCGTTCGTGGGAGCCGCGTAGGCCGCGGCGGCCCGGGCGCTGTCCACCGACACGACCCGGGTCGGGCCCAGTCCGGCCACCATCCGGCGGGCCGCCTCCCGCTGCTCGGGATCGGCGAGCACGGGATGGCACAGCATGACGACGGTGTCCTCCGCCGCCCCGCCGAAAGCCGAGTCGGCGATTTTCCGCAGCAGTCGCTGGTGCGGGCTGGCGTCCGTCAGCCGGCCGCGCAGGACCGGGCCGCTCGGCACGTCCGCGAGCACACCCGCGCCGGGTGCCCACACCCGGGTGCGGGAGCTGCCGATGTCGAGGGCGAGTCCGCGGACCGTGCCCGCCGTCCCCCGCACCGCCTCGTGCGCCGTGCCCATTGCCCACTCCCGCTG contains the following coding sequences:
- a CDS encoding peptidoglycan N-acetylglucosamine deacetylase (Catalytic NodB homology domain of rhizobial NodB-like proteins; cd10917;~NodB motif;~Peptidoglycan N-acetylglucosamine deacetylase [Streptomyces venezuelae ATCC10712];~Predicted xylanase/chitin deacetylase [Carbohydrate transport andmetabolism]; COG0726;~catalytic site [active];~identified by MetaGeneAnnotator; putative;~metal binding site [ion binding]); this translates as MFGTKTGRRRGPALALLAAASLVLTLGGCSVGTVTPAEARDQAGSGEGASADAKGGKGGKDSQGGKGETPAGEAVDCTKAKCIALTFDAGPGKDTPRLLDILKEKQVHATFFLLGKKHVVRYPDVVRRIADEGHEVANHTWTHRILTDTDANEVRDELSRTQDAIAKITGRKPTLMRPPQGRTDDTVSDVSRELGLSQVLWSITAKDYSTEDSTLIRQRVLDQAHGDGIILLHDIYKGTVPAVPGIIDELKRQGYTFVTVPQLLAPARPEPGTVYRPERPE
- a CDS encoding hypothetical protein (identified by MetaGeneAnnotator; putative;~sequence version:1); amino-acid sequence: MPGARRAIRRRGATHSKVSNAPECAPYEGCPRADCLRADHLGRAPPQPGTARPGTTKPRRDGGFLPGPIAVTGLEERSPLGGNLGTGPLRRHIQSNGSDLPLVPECPLRRV
- a CDS encoding hypothetical protein (identified by MetaGeneAnnotator; putative;~sequence version:1), translating into MRHATRRAIVTAAAALVLVGCAGTRSGPRPGASAPSAPAAPADTTRQQQDQLLKAAEHRLVVECLDAQGLSLPPASRARAPAPAPAEDPRLQTALFGKDPRELSLTLATGLTVTANSDGCTARARARLYGDQTRWFRAQVTVDNLRAEAHDRMKEDPAHRAALDRWTRCAAPAGGPREGRPDPAVADRCSRESGLADVRARLEPAEMATVRTLHRDQVDTYEEMRSHALRRAAELSAPPTGKKGKDPS
- a CDS encoding hypothetical protein (identified by MetaGeneAnnotator; putative;~sequence version:1) gives rise to the protein MDRDIVGDHVRFAMACMGCGAEVEAAAGQSLVYGHLEWSVETDCPACGPVLACGRGDTPDDLRARLLDHGVHGPAGVELTGEAEGRAVTVMKVLRAEQSLGLAEARTALGDIRAGRYTGGTLPEVARLVDALRAAGIEARTVARR
- a CDS encoding hypothetical protein (identified by MetaGeneAnnotator; putative;~sequence version:1); this encodes MGTAHEAVRGTAGTVRGLALDIGSSRTRVWAPGAGVLADVPSGPVLRGRLTDASPHQRLLRKIADSAFGGAAEDTVVMLCHPVLADPEQREAARRMVAGLGPTRVVSVDSARAAAAYAAPTNGGPLLVVDLGAALTEVTLLVDGLVQDARLAEVGLDDLPERDGGPTAAVVDTATDMVMDLWRRDGTGAVLGALRRGVLITGGGALRMDLTGRLALRLGVRLRLANDPATSTVRGAGLLLSSTLRHPTAPRHRVAY